In Promicromonospora sp. Populi, one genomic interval encodes:
- a CDS encoding ABC transporter ATP-binding protein, translated as MNDTAKTAEREILLKATDIVAGYVPGVNILNGCNLEVARGELVGIIGPNGAGKSTLLKALFGLVHVRSGSVTLGGEDITNEKANTLVSQGVGFVPQNNNVFPSLTVEENMRMGVYLRPKTFTERFEFIADLFPTLGDRRAQRAGAMSGGERQMVAMARALMMNPSVLLLDEPSAGLSPVRQDETFLRTRMINKAGVSVVMVEQNARRCLQICDRGYVLDQGKDAYTGTGKELQSDPKVISLYLGTLAEDVDKAS; from the coding sequence ATGAACGACACCGCCAAGACCGCCGAGCGGGAGATCCTGCTCAAGGCCACCGACATCGTGGCGGGCTACGTGCCCGGCGTGAACATCCTGAACGGGTGCAACCTCGAGGTCGCCAGGGGGGAGCTCGTCGGCATCATCGGCCCCAACGGCGCCGGCAAGTCGACGCTGCTCAAGGCGCTGTTCGGCCTGGTGCACGTGCGCTCCGGCAGCGTGACCTTGGGCGGCGAGGACATCACGAACGAGAAGGCGAACACCCTTGTGTCGCAGGGTGTGGGGTTCGTGCCGCAGAACAACAACGTGTTCCCCTCGCTCACCGTCGAGGAGAACATGCGGATGGGCGTGTACCTGCGGCCCAAGACGTTCACCGAGCGGTTCGAGTTCATCGCCGACCTGTTCCCCACCCTGGGGGACCGGCGCGCGCAGCGTGCGGGTGCCATGTCGGGTGGTGAGCGCCAGATGGTCGCGATGGCTCGCGCGCTCATGATGAACCCGTCGGTGCTGCTGCTCGACGAGCCGTCCGCCGGGCTGTCCCCGGTGCGTCAGGACGAGACCTTCCTGCGCACCCGGATGATCAACAAGGCGGGCGTGTCCGTGGTCATGGTGGAGCAGAACGCCCGGCGGTGCCTGCAGATCTGTGACCGCGGGTATGTGCTCGACCAGGGCAAGGATGCGTACACCGGGACGGGCAAGGAGCTGCAGTCCGACCCCAAGGTGATCTCGCTGTACCTCGGCACCCTGGCGGAGGACGTGGACAAGGCGTCCTGA
- a CDS encoding septum formation family protein, with protein MNRTLSSARRPVRLLVAATAAVVSLTVLGGCGAIFDEITSGGDAPRDEPGGEITASAEADAFEILTGDCIDLVALDGYGDSGEGEEFEVESVPVVPCAEEHTGEVYAELVMDTDTYPGDEGMSQTFDDWCYAEFEKFVGLSFEESVYSYTGFYPTQETWEQLNDRTLQCIISSEEPVTGSLEGIAE; from the coding sequence ATGAACCGCACTCTCAGCTCTGCCCGCCGTCCGGTCCGCCTGCTGGTGGCCGCGACCGCCGCCGTCGTCTCGCTGACCGTGCTCGGTGGCTGCGGCGCGATCTTTGACGAGATCACGTCGGGCGGCGACGCCCCGCGCGACGAGCCGGGCGGCGAGATCACGGCCTCGGCCGAGGCGGACGCCTTTGAGATCCTGACGGGCGACTGCATCGACCTCGTGGCTCTCGACGGCTACGGCGACTCCGGGGAGGGCGAGGAGTTCGAGGTCGAGTCCGTGCCCGTGGTGCCGTGCGCCGAGGAGCACACCGGCGAGGTCTACGCCGAGCTGGTCATGGACACGGACACCTATCCGGGCGACGAGGGCATGTCGCAGACGTTCGACGACTGGTGCTACGCCGAGTTCGAGAAGTTCGTGGGCCTCAGCTTCGAGGAGTCGGTGTACAGCTACACCGGTTTCTACCCGACCCAGGAGACCTGGGAGCAGCTCAACGACCGCACCCTGCAGTGCATCATCAGCTCCGAGGAGCCGGTGACGGGCAGCCTCGAGGGCATCGCGGAGTAG
- a CDS encoding MFS transporter, with protein MTTSRTSAAASFATPPVNQRRAIIALVALSVSAFTFVTAENLPGGLLTLIAPDLGRTTSEIGLLVTAYAAVVVLASVPLTALTRRFPRRYVLAATTAVCTIGTVWSAFAIGYADLMVARMVTALGQAVFWSVVMPAAASLFAPAVRGKMIARLAIGNSLAPLLGVPLGTWVGQQAGWRTAFLLFSVVSLVACVSMAIAMPNVSGEQSGTARGTHPSRRRFVSLMVVIALSMTGAFMMLTFVTQFLLETAGFPDEYLSLLLLGQGTAALVATIGVGQVLDRWPWGATIFALIVLIGSLLLLWTLGHVQALALVGLVLFGSAVGTIPPALSFLTMRVAPGSTESASAVSSSVFNIGIAGGAGLGAWVVAGLGVGSVPLVGTGFALLALGVLAVDLRRAAQVAP; from the coding sequence ATGACCACTAGCAGGACCAGCGCCGCCGCGAGCTTCGCCACGCCCCCCGTGAACCAGCGGCGCGCGATCATCGCGCTCGTCGCGCTGTCCGTGTCGGCGTTCACGTTCGTCACCGCCGAGAATCTGCCCGGCGGCCTGCTCACCCTGATCGCACCGGACCTAGGCCGCACCACTTCGGAGATCGGCCTGCTGGTGACGGCCTACGCCGCCGTCGTCGTCCTGGCCTCGGTGCCGCTCACCGCGCTGACCCGCCGGTTCCCGCGCCGCTACGTGCTGGCCGCCACCACCGCGGTGTGCACCATCGGCACGGTGTGGTCGGCGTTCGCGATCGGGTATGCGGACCTCATGGTCGCCCGCATGGTCACGGCGCTGGGGCAGGCCGTGTTCTGGTCGGTAGTCATGCCGGCGGCCGCGAGCCTGTTCGCGCCAGCCGTGCGGGGCAAGATGATCGCGCGGCTGGCCATCGGCAACTCGCTAGCGCCGTTGCTCGGCGTGCCGCTCGGCACGTGGGTGGGCCAGCAGGCCGGCTGGCGCACGGCGTTCCTGCTGTTCTCGGTGGTGAGCCTCGTCGCCTGCGTATCGATGGCGATCGCCATGCCGAACGTCAGCGGCGAGCAGAGCGGGACGGCCCGTGGCACGCACCCCAGCCGGCGCCGCTTCGTCTCCCTCATGGTGGTCATCGCCCTGAGCATGACCGGGGCGTTCATGATGCTCACCTTCGTGACGCAGTTCCTGCTGGAGACAGCCGGGTTCCCCGACGAGTACCTCAGCCTGCTGCTGCTCGGGCAGGGGACCGCGGCGCTCGTCGCCACGATCGGGGTCGGGCAGGTGCTGGACCGGTGGCCTTGGGGCGCGACGATCTTCGCCCTGATCGTGCTCATCGGATCGCTGCTGCTGCTCTGGACCCTCGGGCACGTCCAGGCGCTCGCCCTGGTCGGCCTGGTGCTGTTCGGCAGCGCCGTCGGCACCATCCCGCCAGCGCTGTCGTTCCTCACGATGCGGGTCGCCCCTGGCTCCACCGAGTCCGCGAGCGCGGTGTCGAGCTCGGTGTTCAACATCGGGATCGCCGGCGGGGCGGGGCTCGGGGCGTGGGTGGTCGCGGGCCTCGGCGTCGGCTCGGTCCCCCTGGTCGGGACGGGATTCGCGCTGCTCGCGCTGGGCGTGCTCGCCGTGGACCTGCGCCGCGCGGCGCAGGTCGCTCCCTGA
- a CDS encoding endonuclease/exonuclease/phosphatase family protein — protein MRASTPVRLTSAAAAATLLAGAFLASASTASAGTTAGTSAGTTQATTSRPSPRPKTLRAATYNLSLNRAVEGELVADLSSGDDVQAATVAEVIQHANPDIVLLNEFDYSGDADPYAAADLFRENYLEVPQGTGKPVEYPYAFVAPSNTGIPSGFDLNNNGTVGGGDDALGFGLFPGQYGMVVLSKYPIQVGQVRTFQDFKWADMPGALLPDDPTTAAPADWYSAEELAVLPLSSKSHWDVPVRVGRETVHVLAAHPTPPSFDGVEDRNGLRNHDEIRFWADYVRGGWAARYQYDDQGRRGGLRPGSSFVIVGDYNADPVDGDSVDSAIDQLLDNWRITDPKATSAGAPEASALQAGANLTHVGNPKFDTADFADTAPGNLRVDYVLPSRDLRVRDAGVFWPASTNPLSRLTGVFPFPSSDHRLTWTDLKL, from the coding sequence ATGCGAGCCAGTACTCCCGTGCGCCTGACCAGCGCCGCCGCGGCAGCGACCCTGCTGGCCGGGGCCTTCCTCGCCTCGGCGAGCACGGCCTCGGCAGGCACGACGGCAGGCACCTCGGCAGGCACGACCCAGGCCACCACGAGCCGGCCCAGCCCCCGGCCCAAGACCCTGCGCGCCGCGACGTACAACCTGTCGCTCAACCGGGCGGTGGAGGGTGAGCTCGTCGCCGACCTGTCCAGCGGCGACGACGTCCAGGCCGCGACGGTGGCCGAGGTCATCCAGCACGCGAACCCCGACATCGTGCTGCTGAACGAGTTCGACTACTCCGGCGACGCCGACCCGTACGCCGCCGCGGACCTGTTCCGCGAGAACTACCTCGAGGTGCCGCAGGGCACCGGCAAGCCCGTCGAGTACCCGTACGCGTTCGTCGCGCCGTCGAACACCGGGATCCCGAGTGGGTTCGACCTGAACAACAACGGGACCGTCGGGGGCGGCGACGACGCCCTCGGCTTCGGCCTGTTCCCGGGGCAGTACGGCATGGTCGTGCTCTCCAAGTACCCGATCCAGGTGGGCCAGGTCCGCACGTTCCAGGACTTCAAGTGGGCGGACATGCCGGGCGCGCTCCTGCCGGACGACCCCACCACCGCCGCCCCGGCCGACTGGTACTCGGCCGAGGAGCTGGCGGTCCTGCCGCTGTCGAGCAAGTCGCACTGGGACGTCCCGGTGCGGGTCGGCCGCGAGACGGTGCACGTGCTGGCCGCGCACCCCACCCCGCCGTCGTTCGACGGCGTGGAGGACCGCAACGGGCTGCGCAACCACGACGAGATCCGGTTCTGGGCCGACTACGTGCGCGGCGGCTGGGCCGCCCGCTACCAGTACGACGACCAGGGCCGCCGCGGCGGCCTGCGCCCCGGCTCGTCGTTCGTCATCGTCGGCGACTACAACGCCGACCCCGTGGACGGCGACTCCGTGGACTCTGCGATCGACCAGCTCCTGGACAACTGGCGCATCACCGACCCGAAGGCGACGTCGGCGGGCGCCCCCGAGGCCTCGGCACTCCAGGCGGGCGCGAACCTCACCCACGTGGGCAACCCCAAGTTCGACACCGCCGACTTCGCCGACACCGCGCCCGGCAACCTGCGCGTCGACTACGTCCTGCCGTCGCGCGACCTGCGCGTCCGCGACGCGGGCGTCTTCTGGCCGGCCAGCACCAACCCGCTGTCCCGCCTGACGGGCGTCTTCCCGTTCCCCAGCAGCGACCACCGCCTGACCTGGACCGACCTCAAGCTCTGA